The genomic segment CACGGCCGCCGGTGAATCCCCACCAAGAAAAACCCCGCGCCCTGCCAGGATGCGGCGGCAGCCGATGGCGGCGTTGTGGGGGGAACGACACACGCACCCCatcctccctctgccctccccagctctgccaccccacGGCATCCTCCccccagagcatcctcctcctccgggctGCCGGCGGCACCTCGtccccccacggccgccccctgaCCCCCTTCCCCGTGTCTTTTTCTCGCCGTCGCAGGGTGGGACGCGGAggccgggggcagcggcggcaTCAGCCCCGACGTCCTGGTGTCGCTCTCGGCGCCCAAGCAGTGCGCCCGCCGCTTCCTGGGCCGCCAGCACTTCGTGGCCGGGCGATTCCTGCCCTACGACGTGCAGAAGAAGTTCGAGCTCAACCCCCCCGAGTACCCCGGCACCGAGTGCGTGGTGGCCCTGCGAGCCCCCCGGCAATAAAGTGCATGGCGGCGGCTCTTCCCTGGGGTCGGTGTCTGCCTGGGGACGCGGGGCAAGGGGACGGTGGCCTCGGTGGACTCGCTTCCACACCCCATGTCCGTGCCGTGTCCCCTGGGACCTGTCACCAACCTGCCTTTGGGGACAGACCCGGTGTGACCTCCTCTGTCACCCATCCCATGGGGGAATGGACCAGTGTGACCTCCTCTGTCACCCCTCCCATGGGGACACGGGCAGCCGTCGGGGTCCCGTGGGTGGCTGCAGGGTCCCCGGTGCTGCCGCTTTTCCCCAGAGCCTGAACCCCCACCCTGCGCTCGGGGAAGGGTCGCGGGAGCAGCCCCCACGCTCTGGGGTCTCTAATTAACAGGGAGAGCCATGACGAGCCGCCGCTGGGGCCCGTCCCCACCTGTCCCAGCAGAGAAGGTGTTCGTGACCCCGCAGCAGCGCAGGGggctgcctcccccctgccccggggagctCGGTGCAGCCGGAGTTCCGGGGAATGCAGGGAATGCGCCGGGATTTCCGCCGGCCGGGctgcgggagggggctgcggtccCCAACCCGGGGCAGCTGCAGTGGGGGGGTGaccctggtgggggggggggccccaCCCCATCACAGCCCCCTCCTCGCCATCACATGCCAGCGCCGAGGGGTGTTTTGCCTCCTgcagctcggggggggggggggggcagttggggCCATGGGTGCACCGAGCTCTGTACGGCCTCAGCTCCAGCTCAGCGTGGGGACGCGGGCGGCTCCGGCACACCCACGTGAGCCGGGTCACGGCGCGGGCGCCCACCGTCCCCGCCAGCCCGCCGTGCCCCACGGCAGCCGGTGCCAGGGGGAGCGCTGGCATCCCCGACCCCGACCGCAGGAGCGCCGAGGCCGGGCTCgctcggcttttttttttttttttttttttttttttccccccccctttccctcccctctgcatTCCCGAGTGCATCCAATTTTAGCAGCTTTGCAAAAACAAACCCTCAAGTTTCCCGGGCTGGAGCGGTGAGCGGCAGCGTGCGGCCGCCTCGCCGGGGAGGGCTCCTTCCCGCTTCCCTCTTGACACCGatccagccccggcacagccgaCGGCCCCGCGTGCCAGGAGCCGGTTGCTGCTGTCTGCCGGCGCGAGGGGGAAAGGCCTCATATATAGACCCACGGTCCCGCCGCGCTCCCAGTCACCCGCCGACCTGCCGCCGTGCGGGCAACCATGGGGGAGCTGGCGCTGGCCCTCCTGGCTCTGGCCGCCCTGCACGGTGCCGGGGCCACAGGTAAGGCCGGGGGCTGTCGTCCCACCGCAGCGCGGGCACCCGTCCGTGCCGTGGGTCGGGGGCATCCCTGCCCTCCTGGGGGGCTGGCGGTGGTGATgcggggcaggatggggctgagcGCTCGCCAGATGTGCGCCAGGGACAGATGTGCGCCGGGGGTGGCGGTGACAGCCGGGGATGGTCCCTCTGGCACCTGCCCGGGGGGAGGACGCGTTGGCGAGGCtcagggcagctctgccctccccggaGCCATGTCACCGGAGGGACGGGGACGTGTCCCACGCCGTGTCCccgccagccctgcccgctccgGCACTGGTGGCTGAGCACCCGTGGGAAGCCCCGGCTGCCTCGGCCACCCCGGCTGCTCTATGGGGCTTGTGACCCCCGTTGCTGAAGCCCCCCCAAGCCCCACGGGGGTCTCCGCAAGACTCCGCGAGACTGAGCCGGGAATGTCCCTGGTGCGGGGACGAATTCCATCCACCTGCGGAGCGGGGGTTGCGATGGGTCCTGctgtccccccagctccctgccacctggagaggggacaggaggcGACAGGGTCGAGTCCCCCTGCCGTGGGACGCTGCTGGCGGAGGGACGGTGCCCACCCCCACCACCGTGGGGTGCCTGTGGGGTACTCACAGTGGTCCAGGGGGTGCCTCGGGTGTTCGGCCGCATCCTGCCCAGTGCCCGTGGGTGACAGCCCCCAGGGGCCATGTTTCGCACTGGGGTCCTGCTCCCTgtgcccgtcccctccccaccccacatgGCTGAACCCCGCCATCGCAGCACCCGGCATCACCCACCCGAGGCGCAGGGCTGTCCTTGGAGACCCTGGGTCCCTGGGGTTCATTCCCATGGGACGTGGTGACATCCACTGCCTGGGGTGCACAgtgagcgccccccccccccgcccaccagGGCCGGCCAGTGCCATGGCAGCGTCTCCCACTTGCCAGCTccctcgtccccgtcccccccccccggggctgtggTTTTACAGCCCAATTTCCTGCCGCCTCCCAGTTTGGCTGCTGGGGCTCGGTGTGACGCCAGGTTCGTGCTGTGGCCTCGGGGCGGCGGGTGCACGCatggacccccccccaccccccctcccccatccccggCTTGGCTCCTTGTCCCATATCACCCCCCGGGGACGAGCTCGCGGGCAGCATTTCCCCAGCGTGGACGTGGCGGGGGCCCTGGTGTGGCCACACTCGCCACGCGGGCACCGGCCGTGGCCACCTCTCGGGCCACCCCTGGCCATCCGGGAGCCTGTCCTCAGCCGCCCGGGATGGTGAcaccccccagcctggccccgtgGAGCCGGTAAATCCTGCCCTGAGCCCCTTCCCTGGCTGAGATTGGGGGGCTGAaggtgggggggtccccatggccGCTGGGACACGGCATGTCCCGGCGTTGGCTGCGCTGCACTTTGGTGCCGGCAGCTCGGCGAGGGACCGGCTGGGCATCGTTGGGTGCCCTGGGGAGAGGGTGCCCCGGCGCTGGGTGGTCTCACCctgtgcttcccccccccccgcccccccagagcccctggAAAACGACTCGGAGCCGGGCaagagcggcgcggcggggaagCCCTGGAaagcagcccccagcctggcgGAGCTCGACCTGGACACGGCAGGTACGGCTGCCCCCGAGCCCCCGCAGGACACCGTGTCGTCGGGCAACCATGGCCGCAACACCCCGAAGGGTGTCCGCCGATGCCCACTGTGTCAGCCGGGGAGGTGCCACCTCCCCCCGCCGTGGTGTCCCACTGGGACCCTCACAGCAGGGACGTGGTGCCCCCCCTGCGCTCCCCGAGGCTCCCACGCTGCGTCCCCCGGTGCCATCCCCCCCCTCCATCCTCGCgcgcttcctcccctcctcttttgCCCACGCAGCCCCCGATGTCCCCgagctgtccccagccccggtggCACCCCGGGGGCCCTTAGGGatggggggctgctcccccaTCCGCCCGCTGAGGGCTGGCTCCATCCCAGGCAGAGGCGCCGAGTGGACGTCCTGGTTCAACATCGACCACCCCGGGGGGGACGGCGACTACGAGAGCCTGGAGGCCATTCGCTTCTACTACCGCGGGCGCGTCTGCGAGCGGCCGGTGGCCATCCAGGCCCGCACCACCGAGTGGGAGCTGCCCGAGGAGGTGGGCGAGGTGGTGCACGTCAGCCCCAAGAAGGGTTTTCGCTGCGTCAACAAGGAGCAGCCGCAGGGCAAGACCTGCTCCAACTACCACATCCGCTTCCTCTGCCCGCTGGGTGAGTgcctgtccccccctccccggacccCGCTGGCACTTTGCGGGGGGGTCCCATACCCATCGGTGTGCTCATCCCTTGCCCGCCCACCCCTTCTGCATCCCGCCGGCTGCTGCGGCGTCGTCCCCCATCCATGGATCGCCCCCTGGGTGCGGGGCGCTGGGCATCATCCTGGGGGCAACGCGTCCCCCCGTGGAGCTGGGTGCGGGCGGTGGGCCCCCCCAGTTAATGCCTCTGCGTCGtcatcccccccttcccccccgccgccaGAGCACATCTACTGGTCACACTGGTCCTCCTGGAGCCCCTGCTCGCGCAGCGCCTGCGGCAGCAGCGGCACCCAGACCCGCACCCGCCGCTGCGTCAGCGCCCGGCTGGCGGCCGCCCTCAAGGAGCTGAAGTGCAAGGGCAAAGCCGTGGAGCGGCGGCCGTGCAGCGCCGGCCCCTGCCCAGGTAGGGACCTCGACACCCCTGATggcacccacctgccccccagccccccccccggctcctctcccggcCCCCGCCACCCGCCGCGCGTTGTCGGCGTAATTGCGATAACAGAGGCCGCGCTGGTAAAAATGGCTTGGCGGGGGTGCGCGGGGGCTGAGCCGGGGCTGGCCGGGCACGGGAGGCCAGATGAAGCCTCCCAGGGTGGGGAGACCCTTCCGTGTCCCCggggggctcggggtgggggggagcgcgGTGCCCGATGCCCGCCCGGCGTCTCCCCCCGCAGAGCCGGCGTGGATGGAGTGGGGTGCCTGGGGCCCCTGTTCCCGCAGCTGCGGCAGCGCCGGGACGCGGGTCCGACGACGGAGCTGCAAGAAAGCCAAGAAGGTGCCATGCACCGGCCGCCCCGTCGAGGTGCAGAAAtgcccccccctcgccctgcccaGGTACCTGCCCTCGGGGACATGGGTACCCCCTCCTCGGTGCCCCCCGCCCGCGTAACCCCACCACCGGCCGTGGCCGTGGGGTCTGAGCGCCGTGtcgccccacagcctgccccggGCACACGCTGCAGGGCACCGTCGTCACCGCCACCGGGGGCGGCGCTGCCGGACGCCCGCATCTACCTGGAGGGCCGCCCGCCGGTGCTGGTGGCCCGCAGCGATGCCCGCGGGCGCTTCGCAGcgggggggctgtgccagggcaccGCCGCCAATATCAGCGCCCACCGTGAGGGCTTCGCCCCAGGACTGGCACCCATCGTCTCCAACGGGTCTGGCGTGGCGGTGGCGCATGTGACGCTGCAGAGGTTGGGTGAGCATCGGGACGGGGGGGACGAGACATGCGCTCCTCGAGGGACATCCCCGAAGGatgcatggggcggggggggggagcaatGCAGGGGGGACACGAGCCATGCACCCCTCGAGGGACATCCCCAAAGGATGCAcggtgtgggggggtgggagtgATCTGGGGGGGACACGACCTGTGCGCCCCTCAAGGGACATCCCTGAAGGCTGCGCGGTGGGGAGGAGTGGAAACgatctggggggggggacacgagcTGTGCACCCCTCGAGGGACATCCCTGAAGGATGcatggtgtgggggggtgggagtgATCCGGGGGGGGGAAACGAGCCGTGCGCCCCTCGAGGGACATCCCCGAAGGATGCATGGTGGGGGGGTGAGAGCGatctgggggggggacgggggacacgaGCCATGCGCCCCTCAAGGGACATCCCTGaaggatgccggggggggggtgtgggaacGATCCAGGGGGGACACGAGCCGTGTGCCCCTCGAGGGACATCCCCGAAGGATGCATATTGGGGGGGTGGGAGCGATCTGGGGGGGTTGGCCGCGACTCGTTGCACCCTCTGCCGCCTTCCTCCCCTGCAGAGAAGCCCTACATGGTGCTGCACCCCAAGGCGAAGGTGCGGGTGGCCGGGCAGGAGGTGACCTTCTGCTGCAAAGCCTCGGGCACCCCCGTGCCCAAAAAATACTACTGGTGAGCGGGGTCTGGCAGCGGAAAGCCGGGACTGGGGATGGTGGGGAAAAGGCACCTCCGACCACCTCCCCGCTGAGCCCgaccccgtccccgtccccgtagGTACCACAACGGGACGATGCTGGAGAAGAAGGTGCACCGGTACGGCAGCCGCCTGACGCTGCGGGGGCTGGCGCCGGAGCAGGCTGGCACCTACCACTGCAAAGCCAGCACCGAGGCGGGCGCCATCAAATCGGCACCGGCCCAGCTCACCGTGCTGGGTGAGAAGGGGGTGGGCTTCCTTAGCGGCAGCAGCATCCCGGGATGGGGCGTGAAGTGGGGACAGCCACCCTAACCCCCCTTGTCatcgtccccccccccactccccagcccAGGGCCAGCAGAGCTGCAAGCCGGAGCCTGAGCCCAGCCTGGTGGAGTTGCCCAGCGAGTGCCCGCAGGATGCCGCCGGCTCCCGGTACTACAACGTGGGGCGCTGCCCCCCGACCCCGTGCGCCGGCGGCCCCGGCGACCGGTCGGGTTGTGGGGCGGAGGCGGGACGCTGCTGCGGGGTGCGGAGGATGGAGATGCGGGAGATCCCCTGCGCCGGCTCCCTCCTGCCCGTCAAGGTGGTGGCCGAGTGCGGCTGCGGaccctgcgcccagccccgcgTCCTGGTGCAGGGACGGGTGACGGCGGCCGACACCGGCGAGCCCCTGCGCTTCGGGCAGATCTTCCTGGGCGGGAGGAAGGTCGGCTTCACCGGCTACAAGGGCTCCTTCACCATCGAGGTGCCGCCGGACACGCAGCGCTTGGTGGTTCGCTTCGTGGACCGGCAGCAGAGGTTCGTGGATGCCGTCAAGGTCCTGCCCTTCAACCGCCGCGGTGGTGCCGTCTACCAGGAGGTCAAGATGCTGCGGAAGAAGGAGCCGGTGGAGCTGGATGGCAACCGGAGCAACGCCATCCCGCTGGGGGAGGCGAGCGGCCGGGAGCCCGTCGGGGAGCTTGTCCTTCCCGCCGGCGCCTTCCTCCGTCCCTCCGGGGAGGTCTTCAAGGGCACGGTCAAAGCCAGTGTCACCTTCCTAGACCCCAGGGACATGGCGACGGCCGGCGCCGCCTCCAGCGACCTCAGCTTCGCCGACGCCGAGGGGGAGATCGTCCCCCTGCGGACCTACGGCATGTTCGCAGTGGATTTTCGGGAAGGGGAGAGTGGCGCGGCGCTGCAGACGGGGCCGGTGGAAGTGAGGATGGACACGGGGCAGGTCTGGATGCCGGAGCATCTGCAGAAGATGAAGTTGTGGTCCTTGAACCCCGAGACTGGcttgtgggaggaggagggggtccTCCGGCcggctggggggagccgggggaagagggaggagaggaccTTCTTGGTGGGGAACCTGGAGATCCGGGAGCGGCGTCTCTTCAACCTGGACGTGCCAGAGGACCGTCGCTGCTTCGTCAAGGTCAGGGCTTACAGCAACGAGAAGTTCAACCCCTACGAGCAACTGGAAGGGGTGGTCATCAGCCTCATCAACCTGGAGCCCCAGCCCGGTTATCCCGCCAACCCCCGGGCATGGGGTCGCTTCGACAGCGTGGTGACGGGTCCCAACGgtgcctgcctgcccgctttctgCGACAGCCAGCGCCCCGATGCCTACTCGGCCTACGTCACCGCCACGCTGGGcggggaggagctggaagccgtGGCCTCCAGCCCCAAGCTCAACCCCAACGCCGTTGGGGTGTCCCAACCCTACCTGGGCAAGCTGGGCTACCGCCGGTTGGACCACGATGACCCCAACTTGAAGAAGACGGCTTTCCAGATCAACGTGGCCAAGCCTGACCCCAACAACGTTGATGAGACCAACGGGCCCATCTACCCTTACCGCAGCCTCGAGGAGTGCGAGGAGGCGCCGGTCAGCGCCAACCACCTCCGCTTCTACCGCGTGGAGGTGGACAAGTACGAGTACAACGTGGTGCCCTTCAAGGAGAGCGACCTGACCTCCTGGACCGGTGACTACCTCTCATGGTGGCCCAACCCTCAGGAGTTCAGGGCTTGTTTCATCAAGGTGCAGATCGAGGGGCCGCAGGAGTACATGGTGAGGTCCCGTAACGTGGGGGGAAGCCACCCCCGCACCCGGGGGCAGCTCTACGGGCTGCGTGACACCCGTAGCGTGCGGGACATGCTGCTGGAGAACACCTCGGGTGCCTGCGTGGAGTTCAAGTGCAGCGGGATGCTCTTTGACCAGAGCCTGGTGGATCGCACCTTGGTCTCCATCATCCCCCAGGGCAGCTGCCAGCGCACGGCCATCAACAGCCTCCTCCGGGAGTACCTGAACCGTCACCCGCCTGTGGCGGAGAACAACCACACAGCCGCCTTCACCATGCTGGCACCGGTTGACCCGTTGGGTCACAACTATGGCATCTACACGGTGACGGACCAGAACCCACGGTTGGCCAAGGAGATCGCCATCGGCCGCTGCTTCGATGGCACCTCCGACGGCTTCTCACGGGAGATGAAGGCGGACACCGGCACAGCCGTCACCTTCACCTGCCAGGAgaggccggcggggcgggagagCTTCTTCCAGCGCCTGCTGACGGCCCCCGCCGAGGCGCTGGCCGAGATCCGGCGGGAGATGGGGGCCGGCGAGATGCGCCGGGCTCCCCCCGAGGTGATGGACTTTGCCTCCGGCGCCCAAGCCCCGGGCCCCACGGCCACCCGCCGGACCCCCAGCAGCCAGCGGAGGATGGGCCGGATCCGGGGGCAGCCGTGAGCACCACggcccccccccggtgccccctccctggctcagctctgccctccctttccccctcgcTTTTACCCGCACTCATTTATAACGACcgaggggacacacacacacacacacacacacacacacacacacacacacggacacacacacacacacgggacACGTGGAGTGGGACCCCCCGCCGTGCCCCCGGGGGACAGCGGGCCAGGGGTCCACCGGGACGTGGGGAGCGGGGGTGGCCTCGccagcccccccctcctcctccggtgctgcccctgccctcgcccccagccccacgcggGGCAGCTCTTGGTGCTCAGCCCCGGGGACCGCGGTGCCGGTggtgccggcagcggggccgcagccccatggggattatttaaataaaaaagaattaaaagaggGGGTGGGAGCGAAtaggggaaggggctgggatgggaaggGGTCCCCTGCCTGGTGCTTTGCCCCGTGCCCGGCGGCAGGGCTCCCCTGTGC from the Rissa tridactyla isolate bRisTri1 chromosome 22, bRisTri1.patW.cur.20221130, whole genome shotgun sequence genome contains:
- the CILP2 gene encoding LOW QUALITY PROTEIN: cartilage intermediate layer protein 2 (The sequence of the model RefSeq protein was modified relative to this genomic sequence to represent the inferred CDS: deleted 2 bases in 2 codons), which encodes MGELALALLALAALHGAGATEPLENDSEPGKSGAAGKPWKAAPSLAELDLDTAGRGAEWTSWFNIDHPGGDGDYESLEAIRFYYRGRVCERPVAIQARTTEWELPEEVGEVVHVSPKKGFRCVNKEQPQGKTCSNYHIRFLCPLEHIYWSHWSSWSPCSRSACGSSGTQTRTRRCVSARLAAALKELKCKGKAVERRPCSAGPCPEPAWMEWGAWGPCSRSCGSAGTRVRRRSCKKAKKVPCTGRPVEVQKCPPSPCPACPGHTLQGTVVTATGAALPDARIYLEGRPPVLVARSDARGRFAAGGLCQGTAANISAHREGFAPGLAPIVSNGSGVAVAHVTLQRLEKPYMVLHPKAKVRVAGQEVTFCCKASGTPVPKKYYWYHNGTMLEKKVHRYGSRLTLRGLAPEQAGTYHCKASTEAGAIKSAPAQLTVLAQGQQSCKPEPEPSLVELPSECPQDAAGSRYYNVGRCPPTPCAGGPGDRSGCGAEAGRCCGVRRMEMREIPCAGSLLPVKVVAECGCGPCAQPRVLVQGRVTAADTGEPLRFGQIFLGGRKVGFTGYKGSFTIEVPPDTQRLVVRFVDRQQRFVDAVKVLPFNRRGGAVYQEVKMLRKKEPVELDGNRSNAIPLGEASGREPVGELVLPAGAFLRPSGEVFKGTVKASVTFLDPRDMATAGAASSDLSFADAEGEIVPLRTYGMFAVDFREGESGAALQTGPVEVRMDTGQVWMPEHLQKMKLWSLNPETGLWEEEGVLRPAGGSRGKREERTFLVGNLEIRERRLFNLDVPEDRRCFVKVRAYSNEKFNPYEQLEGVVISLINLEPQPGYPANPRAWGRFDSVVTGPNGACLPAFCDSQRPDAYSAYVTATLGGEELEAVASSPKLNPNAVGVSQPYLGKLGYRRLDHDDPNLKKTAFQINVAKPDPNNVDETNGPIYPYRSLEECEEAPVSANHLRFYRVEVDKYEYNVVPFKESDLTSWTGDYLSWWPNPQEFRACFIKVQIEGPQEYMVRSRNVGGSHPRTRGQLYGLRDTRSVRDMLLENTSGACVEFKCSGMLFDQSLVDRTLVSIIPQGSCQRTAINSLLREYLNRHPPVAENNHTAAFTMLAPVDPLGHNYGIYTVTDQNPRLAKEIAIGRCFDGTSDGFSREMKADTGTAVTFTCQERPAGRESFFQRLLTAPAEALAEIRREMGAGEMRRAPPEVMDFASGAQAPGPTATRRTPSSQRRMGRIRGQP